Proteins encoded together in one Anguilla anguilla isolate fAngAng1 chromosome 9, fAngAng1.pri, whole genome shotgun sequence window:
- the dynll2b gene encoding dynein, light chain, LC8-type 2b isoform X2: protein MADRKAVIKNADMSEDMQQDAVDCATQAMEKFNIEKDIAAYIKKEFDKKYNPTWHCIVGRNFGSYVTHETKHFIYFYLGQVAILLFKSG, encoded by the exons ATGGCTGACAGGAAGGCTGTGATCAAGAATGCTGACATGTCCGAGGACATGCAGCAGGATGCTGTTGACTGTGCCACGCAGGCCATGGAGAAGTTCAACATCGAAAAAGATATCGCTGCATACATTAAGAAG GAATTTGACAAGAAGTACAATCCCACGtggcattgcattgtgggaaggaaCTTCGGGAGCTACGTAACGCACGAGACTAAGCACTTCATCTACTTCTACCTGGGGCAAGTTGCCATCCTGCTCTTCAAGTCCGGCTGA
- the pigs gene encoding GPI transamidase component PIG-S: protein MATAEVEKQRGRYAALSIAAMVIAVGIPLWWKTTETYRAWLPYSQISELDSMNLQLSVEVEVVFSRGTLTPEQQKKIPLTQAREQEHQVHANTRLKYRYETKYRTATVMEEDALGQPTAQEADLALHRLSESPCGSVVVYVIPESSALLAEGVRVYVGQRRTALLRGQSGMAGGLKEVLGALGPQIEQVVQTMSFSHSDITAALSDRVRGSRLSRDGLADSMRAFKSSPGYEITFSLLNPDPKSHRLQWDIEGAVRSYIQPLLDKLAPVANFSVDSQILYYAVLGVNPRFDNGVSAYTLSADSLAHVINPVEARLGSNAASSNPVLNFLLYVPDAQHSPLFIRNHNKHTVPTNAFHSPRWGGIMVYNVNDHYGPDAQFPVTINIDMARVMGVFLAQLRLMLGVQQTRPPPGFALQSPGSAGLTDWELDRLLWSRSVENIATASTTITSLAQLLDQIGNIVINDNIAQQVYSAVTSLQAAVAELEAGNLAFALQYSREAILASERAFFDPSLLHLLYFPDDQKFAIYIPLFLPMCVPILLSLLNMAGELKQRRSEQRAKRD, encoded by the exons ATGGCTACCGCGGAAGTCG AAAAGCAACGAGGGCGGTATGCCGCTCTCTCCATTGCCGCAATGGTGATAGCAGTGGGAATTCCACTTTGGTGGAAGACTACTGAGACCTACCGTGCATGGCTTCCCTATTCGCAGATCAGTGAGCTGGACTCCATGAAT CTCCAGCTTAGTGTGGAGGTGGAAGTGGTGTTCTCCAGGGGGACCCTGACTCCTGAGCAGCAGAAGAAGATTCCTCTGACCCAGGCCCGGGAGCAGGAGCACCAGGTGCATG CAAACACACGCCTGAAGTACAGGTACGAGACCAAGTACCGCACAGCCACTGTCATGGAAGAAGATGCTCTGGGCCAGCCCACAGCTCAGG AGGCTGACCTGGCTCTCCACAGACTGAGTGAGAGCCCGTGTGGCTCAGTGGTGGTGTATGTGATCCCAGAATCCTCCGCGCTATTGGCAGAG ggtgTCAGAGTGTACGTAGGCCAGCGCCGGACGGCCCTGCTGCGAGGGCAGTCGGGAATGGCTGGGGGTCTGAAAGAGGTTTTGGGCGCCCTGGGCCCCCAGATTGAGCAGGTGGTCCAGACCATGTCCTTCAGCCACAGTGACATCACGGCTGCGCTTAGCGACCGGGTCAGGGGCAGCAGGCTGAGCAGGGATGGGCTGGCCGACAGCATGAGAGCATTCAAGTCCAGTCCAG GTTATGAGATCACCTTCAGCCTCTTGAACCCAGACCCAAAGTCCCACCGGCTGCAGTGGGACATCGAGGGAGCGGTGCGCAGCTACATACAGCCTCTGCTGGACAAGCTGGCCCCTGTCGCCAATTTCTCAGTAGATTCACAG ATCCTGTACTACGCGGTCCTGGGGGTGAACCCGCGTTTTGACAACGGCGTTTCAGCGTACACTCTGAGCGCAGACAGCCTTGCACACGTCATCAACCCTGTGGAAGCCAGGCTCG GGTCCAACGCAGCCTCCTCAAACCCTGTGCTGAACTTCCTTTTGTACGTGCCTGATGCTCAACACTCTCCACTCTTCATCCGGAACCACAATAAACACACGGTGCCCACCAATGCCTTCCATAGTCCCCGATGGGGTGGCATCATG GTGTACAACGTGAATGACCACTATGGACCAGATGCCCAGTTCCCCGTCACCATTAACATCGACATGGCGCGTGTGATGGGCGTCTTCCTGGCCCAATTACG GCTCATGCTGGGGGTACAGCAGACCCGGCCTCCCCCCGGCTTCGCTCTCCAGAGCCCGGGGAGCGCAGGGCTGACGGACTGGGAGCTGGACCGCCTGCTCTGGAGCCGCAGCGTGGAGAACATAGCCACGGCCAGCACCACCATCACCTCCCTGGCCCAGCTGCTGGACCAGATCGGCAACATCGTCATCAACGACAACATCGCCCAGCAA GTATACagcgctgtgacatcactgcaggctGCGGTGGCGGAGCTGGAGGCGGGAAACCTGGCCTTCGCGCTGCAGTACAGCCGCGAGGCCATCCTGGCGTCCGAGAGGGCCTTCTTCGACCCTTCCCTCCTGCACTTGCTGTACTTCCCCGACGACCAGAAGTTTGCCATCTACATCCCCCTCTTCCTGCCCATGTGCGTCCCCATCCTGCTCTCCCTGCTGAACATGGCTGGGGAACTCAAGCAGAGACGCTCAGAGCAGCGCGCCAAGAGAGACTGA
- the srsf1b gene encoding serine/arginine-rich splicing factor 1B gives MSGGGVIRGPAGNNDCRIYVGNLPPDIRTKDVEDVFYKYGAIRDIDLKTRRGGPPFAFVEFEDPRDAEDAVYGRDGYDYDGYRLRVEFPRSGRGGGRGGGGVGAPRGRYGPPSRRSEYRVIVSGLPPSGSWQDLKDHMREAGDVCYADVFRDGTGVVEFVRKEDMTYAHRKLDNTKFRSHEGETAYIRVKVDGPRSPSYGRSRSRSRSRSRSRSNSRSRSYSPRRSRGSPRYSPRHSRSRSRT, from the exons ATGTCTGGTGGCGGCGTGATCCGAGGCCCGGCTGGAAATAACGATTGCCGAATTTATGTGGGGAATCTTCCTCCGGATATTCGTACTAAGGACGTTGAGGACGTTTTCTACAAGTATGGGGCGATTCGAGACATCGACTTGAAAACTCGTAGGGGAGGACCACCGTTTGCCTTTGTGGAATTTGAGGATCCAAG AGATGCAGAGGATGCAGTGTATGGACGGGATGGCTATGACTATGATGGATACCGCCTGCGAGTCGAGTTTCCCAGAAGCGGTAGGGGTGGCGGGAGAGGCGGGGGAGGTGTTGGTGCCCCTAGGGGCAGATACGGACCCCCATCCAGACGCTCTGAATACAGAGTGATCGTTTCAG GGCTTCCTCCAAGCGGTAGCTGGCAGGATTTAAAGgatcacatgcgtgaagcaggTGATGTATGTTACGCTGACGTTTTCCGAGATGGAACTGGTGTTGTGGAGTTTGTGCGCAAAGAAGACATGACCTACGCACATCGAAAGCTGGATAACACTAAATTCCGATCACACGAG GGAGAGACTGCGTACATCCGGGTGAAAGTGGATGGCCCCAGGAGCCCGAGCTACGGACGGTCCCGATCTCGCAGCCGCAGCAGGAGCCGAAGCCGGAGCAACAGCCGCAGCCGCAGCTACTCCCCGCGCCGCAGCCGAGGATCTCCCCGCTACTCGCCACGCCACAGCCGTTCCCGCTCTCGTACCTAA
- the dynll2b gene encoding dynein, light chain, LC8-type 2b isoform X1, producing MFAPDSDIMADRKAVIKNADMSEDMQQDAVDCATQAMEKFNIEKDIAAYIKKEFDKKYNPTWHCIVGRNFGSYVTHETKHFIYFYLGQVAILLFKSG from the exons ATGTTTGCACCTGActcag ACATCATGGCTGACAGGAAGGCTGTGATCAAGAATGCTGACATGTCCGAGGACATGCAGCAGGATGCTGTTGACTGTGCCACGCAGGCCATGGAGAAGTTCAACATCGAAAAAGATATCGCTGCATACATTAAGAAG GAATTTGACAAGAAGTACAATCCCACGtggcattgcattgtgggaaggaaCTTCGGGAGCTACGTAACGCACGAGACTAAGCACTTCATCTACTTCTACCTGGGGCAAGTTGCCATCCTGCTCTTCAAGTCCGGCTGA